A region of Reichenbachiella carrageenanivorans DNA encodes the following proteins:
- a CDS encoding glycosyltransferase family 2 protein: MMNKQALISIITPVYNIDQFLNETIQSVVNQTYINWELFLIDDNSNDKSRSIIKSWASKDKRIKPIYLDENVGAGRARNYGLDQVKGEYLAFLDSDDVWVKDKLTKQVNFLINHPKVSFSFTWYTTINEHGIPLKLFLTPSKIGRPLLKFNNYILTSSIMCKTSVVKNIRFPRMRRRQDWAYFLDVLKKTKYAYSLPESTVLYRKTKGSLSANRWKLIRPNYDFFRETIYSSNRILAVIHFLFFLPFYFHNKLFNSKNLKN; this comes from the coding sequence ATGATGAATAAACAAGCTCTAATTTCAATTATTACTCCAGTATATAACATCGACCAATTCCTGAATGAGACCATACAGTCAGTTGTTAATCAAACCTATATTAATTGGGAACTCTTTCTGATAGATGACAACTCTAATGACAAAAGTAGATCTATTATTAAATCATGGGCTTCCAAAGACAAACGTATTAAACCTATTTATTTAGACGAGAATGTCGGTGCAGGTAGAGCAAGAAACTATGGGTTAGATCAAGTAAAAGGTGAGTACCTTGCATTTCTTGATAGTGATGATGTTTGGGTTAAGGACAAACTGACGAAACAAGTAAATTTTTTAATTAATCATCCAAAAGTAAGCTTTTCTTTTACTTGGTACACTACCATTAACGAACATGGTATCCCTCTTAAATTATTTCTTACACCATCTAAAATAGGAAGACCTCTTCTAAAATTTAACAACTATATACTTACATCCTCAATAATGTGTAAGACTTCAGTAGTGAAAAACATACGTTTTCCTCGTATGAGGAGGCGCCAAGATTGGGCTTACTTTTTAGACGTATTAAAAAAAACTAAATACGCCTATTCATTACCAGAAAGTACTGTGTTGTACAGAAAAACAAAAGGATCTCTCAGTGCTAATCGATGGAAATTGATCAGACCCAACTATGATTTTTTTCGCGAAACCATCTACTCGAGCAATCGTATTTTAGCCGTTATACATTTTCTCTTTTTCCTACCTTTCTACTTTCATAATAAATTGTTTAATAGTAAAAATTTAAAGAATTGA
- a CDS encoding glycosyltransferase family 4 protein has translation MNILILAKDYPPKVGGVENYSQNLAEGLRKYQNCQVLSFAIKDSPISKVDRLPVKRIQPIIESEFVKSIQFSLMVLWILSTTKVDVIYATTWKVAAPVFLLKRIFNFKLFITVHGAEITRHKNNRLTMAIMRTVLKSARQIISVSDFTKTKVLEYCKDLKPNSVKVVPNGIHFEDLKPKDKINSRKRLGLSQDSLVLLTISRIDQRKGQGIVIEAIPKLISTYPQLRYIIVGDGPYRQQLEKRVKQLKIEAHVFFTGFVDFKELDYYYSACDMFVLLNTMESDQDFEGFGLVFAEAAYYKKISIAGNNGGPMEVINNKVTGYLIEPNTTNLLKLFKEVDLSPEHLTKMGEAAYRRTAKKYDIQKMIHQTNSIITENR, from the coding sequence TTGAATATACTAATACTTGCAAAAGATTATCCTCCAAAAGTTGGAGGCGTTGAAAACTATTCACAAAACCTAGCTGAAGGGTTAAGAAAATATCAAAATTGCCAAGTGCTTAGCTTTGCAATTAAAGACTCTCCAATATCAAAAGTTGATCGCTTGCCAGTAAAACGGATTCAACCCATCATCGAATCTGAATTTGTAAAATCTATCCAATTCTCATTAATGGTTTTATGGATACTGTCTACCACTAAGGTTGATGTAATATATGCCACAACATGGAAGGTCGCTGCTCCAGTTTTTCTTTTAAAAAGAATTTTTAATTTTAAACTTTTCATTACCGTCCATGGGGCAGAAATAACTCGTCACAAGAACAATAGACTAACAATGGCCATCATGCGAACAGTCTTAAAGTCTGCTAGACAAATAATCAGCGTGAGTGACTTTACTAAAACAAAAGTTTTAGAGTATTGTAAAGACCTAAAACCCAACTCTGTAAAAGTTGTTCCTAATGGAATTCATTTCGAGGATCTAAAACCCAAAGACAAAATCAATTCAAGGAAGAGGTTAGGTCTTTCGCAAGACAGCCTTGTTTTACTTACCATTTCTCGTATTGATCAAAGAAAAGGACAAGGAATTGTTATTGAAGCTATCCCAAAGTTAATTAGCACATACCCACAGCTTAGGTATATCATTGTTGGGGATGGTCCTTATCGACAACAGTTGGAAAAACGCGTTAAACAACTTAAAATTGAAGCGCACGTGTTTTTTACTGGATTTGTAGACTTTAAAGAACTCGACTACTATTATTCCGCATGTGATATGTTTGTTTTGCTAAACACTATGGAATCAGACCAAGATTTTGAAGGGTTTGGACTTGTTTTTGCCGAAGCTGCATACTATAAAAAAATTTCTATTGCTGGCAACAATGGAGGTCCTATGGAAGTAATTAACAACAAAGTAACAGGCTACTTAATAGAGCCCAACACCACAAATTTACTTAAGCTATTTAAGGAGGTCGATTTAAGCCCAGAACATCTTACAAAAATGGGAGAAGCTGCATACCGCCGAACGGCAAAAAAATATGACATTCAAAAAATGATACACCAGACAAATTCTATCATTACAGAAAATAGATGA
- a CDS encoding class I SAM-dependent methyltransferase, which produces MKLNLGCGYDLKKGWTNLDSSKIQGVDVVWNIENLPLPFDDETCTDILCQDVLEHTEYIPILKDINRILKKEGEVKIRVPHFTSKNNFVDPTHKKMFSIETFDFFTHSSIHGRNYYFDFSFSSISQRTITFQKGFHIHNYVMEWVINLNTRIMNIYENTFLSRIFPALNIEVTLVK; this is translated from the coding sequence ATGAAACTAAACTTGGGTTGCGGTTATGACTTAAAAAAAGGTTGGACAAATCTGGATTCATCAAAAATCCAAGGTGTAGATGTTGTTTGGAACATAGAAAATCTTCCATTACCCTTTGACGATGAAACATGTACAGACATCTTGTGTCAAGATGTCTTAGAACATACTGAATACATCCCTATCCTCAAGGACATAAATAGAATATTAAAAAAAGAAGGAGAAGTAAAAATTAGGGTACCTCATTTTACTTCAAAGAATAATTTCGTAGATCCTACTCATAAAAAAATGTTTTCTATTGAAACCTTTGATTTTTTCACTCATTCTTCCATTCATGGAAGAAATTACTATTTTGACTTCTCATTCTCATCAATTTCTCAACGTACAATTACTTTTCAGAAAGGGTTTCACATTCATAATTACGTTATGGAATGGGTCATAAACCTAAACACAAGAATCATGAATATATATGAAAATACTTTTCTTTCAAGGATTTTTCCTGCATTAAATATAGAGGTAACCTTAGTAAAGTGA
- a CDS encoding O-antigen ligase family protein, whose protein sequence is MIFTATNALAIILTKSTGGVISLIVALFCMLWLMRKQIGSKSFLKFVLGMGGVFICFYLLNAGMVNRKIMSMFNPESGYVRVISIIQGIEVFRNHWVTGIGLGNSPYFIITQQIHNAYLSQAVETGILGILGFLIFNIYIIRRLYHITNKSSSNEKYMSIILLSTIIFFLIQWLSFYSINIPTPWVVYSLSFVLFKLFKKNETKLGLRL, encoded by the coding sequence ATGATTTTTACTGCAACTAATGCGTTAGCAATAATACTCACCAAATCAACTGGAGGTGTTATTTCCTTAATAGTTGCTTTATTTTGTATGCTCTGGCTGATGAGAAAGCAAATTGGATCAAAAAGTTTCTTGAAATTTGTTCTTGGAATGGGGGGTGTATTTATCTGCTTTTATTTACTAAATGCTGGCATGGTAAACAGAAAAATTATGTCAATGTTTAACCCAGAATCAGGATACGTAAGAGTAATATCAATTATTCAAGGAATAGAAGTGTTTCGCAACCATTGGGTCACAGGGATTGGTTTAGGAAATAGCCCATATTTTATTATTACTCAACAAATCCATAATGCCTACCTTAGCCAAGCGGTAGAAACAGGTATCCTTGGAATTTTAGGCTTTCTAATTTTCAATATTTATATCATAAGAAGGCTTTATCATATAACAAATAAATCATCCTCTAATGAAAAATATATGTCGATCATATTACTTTCAACAATTATATTTTTTCTAATTCAATGGCTTTCATTTTATTCAATAAACATTCCCACTCCTTGGGTAGTATATAGTTTGTCATTTGTATTATTTAAATTGTTTAAAAAAAATGAAACTAAACTTGGGTTGCGGTTATGA
- a CDS encoding D-glucuronyl C5-epimerase family protein, with translation MRNKAATKSYKSLNTVLQYFTLKSTDYWHLQYDLNETWEEYFWDMSEKASLCKLARDSNGITQYIGEDGKLTYSHIELAQYGMASYQMYLKTNNNYWLNESKKHVEKLTSGIVQYKNSNSTILANYPINLYNINKPWPSALALGVTISLLTRLYSLEKDTKYLTQAKKLGENYQIEVNQGGVLRKVENPRISILEEYPSDNISGVLNGHITALWSIYDLGKFDEKYKILFTTLSRELAKHLNIWITNNWSLYDISHLSKKKQNLASIHYHMLHIKQILVLFKVTGIPDYATYAERLIKQKYNARLRLCAFISKVLFRIL, from the coding sequence ATGAGAAATAAAGCAGCGACCAAATCGTATAAATCATTAAACACCGTCTTACAATACTTTACTCTTAAGTCCACAGATTATTGGCATTTACAATATGACCTCAATGAGACTTGGGAAGAGTATTTTTGGGATATGTCCGAAAAAGCAAGCTTATGTAAATTAGCAAGAGATAGCAACGGCATTACTCAATATATAGGAGAAGATGGTAAATTAACCTACTCTCACATTGAACTAGCCCAATATGGAATGGCCTCTTATCAAATGTATTTAAAAACAAACAATAACTATTGGCTGAACGAATCAAAAAAACATGTTGAAAAATTAACTAGTGGAATTGTGCAATATAAAAATTCCAATTCTACAATTTTGGCAAATTATCCAATAAACTTATACAACATCAATAAACCATGGCCCTCAGCTTTAGCATTAGGAGTAACGATCTCACTTTTGACCCGCTTATACTCACTAGAAAAAGATACCAAATATTTAACCCAAGCAAAAAAATTGGGAGAAAATTATCAAATTGAGGTCAATCAAGGGGGTGTATTAAGAAAAGTTGAAAATCCTAGGATATCTATTTTAGAAGAATATCCATCCGATAATATTTCTGGAGTCCTTAACGGACATATTACTGCACTATGGAGTATTTATGACCTAGGTAAGTTTGATGAAAAATATAAAATTTTATTTACAACCTTGTCCCGTGAGCTTGCTAAGCACCTTAATATTTGGATTACGAATAATTGGAGTTTATACGACATATCACACTTATCTAAAAAAAAACAAAATTTAGCTAGTATTCATTATCATATGCTACATATAAAACAAATTTTAGTGCTTTTTAAAGTGACTGGAATCCCTGACTATGCTACATATGCTGAAAGATTAATCAAGCAGAAATACAACGCTAGGCTTAGGTTATGTGCGTTTATATCTAAGGTCTTATTCAGAATTTTATAA
- a CDS encoding glycosyltransferase family 4 protein — protein MSNKIKVFIVSPQRTMSGGEICLYRVFFDNDYFDPTLASPNGTFTDFLRSKEINFLPVDEMIKSNRSSNKFWIFDYIKKYIIANLKLYALIKKGDYQVVFGNGRLGLIYAIFTALLLRKKLIWTHYDYLSNFFDNTIVSIASIFATRTITVSEPIKKRISNLFNKNKTITIHNGLNLEDVSIVPKNLSKTIKVGIVGKILPWKGHIVLIEALRLLHRNNIKNFELIVIGDTDTQEGKNYLKQIEQKINKYILKKHVSFTGSLSNINEIYNKIDICINASISPEPLGTTIYESMAFGKIILASNLGGSPEIIKNGIDGFLFKPNDSFDLSEKLAHIITHFETEEMNQIKVNAVKRVKENFNNKETRKKYYNLFNKAIK, from the coding sequence ATGAGTAATAAAATTAAAGTGTTTATCGTATCTCCTCAAAGAACTATGTCTGGTGGAGAAATTTGTCTTTATCGAGTTTTTTTTGACAATGATTATTTTGACCCGACGCTGGCATCTCCTAATGGTACGTTTACAGACTTTTTAAGATCCAAAGAAATTAATTTCCTTCCTGTTGATGAAATGATAAAATCCAACAGGAGCTCAAACAAATTTTGGATATTTGACTATATCAAGAAATACATTATAGCAAACCTAAAACTATATGCACTAATAAAAAAAGGTGACTATCAAGTAGTTTTCGGAAACGGTAGACTTGGATTAATTTATGCAATATTCACAGCATTATTATTGCGAAAGAAGTTAATTTGGACGCATTATGATTATTTGTCAAATTTTTTTGATAATACAATTGTTTCAATTGCCAGCATTTTCGCAACTCGAACCATTACTGTATCCGAACCCATTAAGAAAAGAATATCGAATTTATTTAATAAAAATAAAACTATTACAATTCATAACGGATTGAATTTGGAGGACGTCAGTATAGTTCCCAAAAACTTATCCAAAACCATCAAAGTTGGCATCGTTGGGAAAATTTTACCTTGGAAAGGTCACATTGTACTAATTGAAGCTTTGCGATTACTTCATAGGAACAACATCAAAAATTTTGAGCTTATTGTAATTGGAGATACCGACACACAAGAAGGTAAAAATTATTTAAAGCAAATCGAGCAAAAAATAAATAAATACATTCTCAAAAAACACGTTTCATTTACAGGGTCTCTATCAAATATTAACGAAATTTATAACAAAATTGACATCTGTATTAATGCTTCAATCTCACCAGAGCCATTAGGTACAACAATTTATGAATCGATGGCTTTTGGAAAAATCATTTTAGCGTCAAACTTAGGAGGTTCTCCTGAAATCATAAAAAATGGAATCGACGGATTCTTATTTAAACCAAATGATTCATTCGACTTATCTGAAAAACTAGCACACATTATCACTCATTTTGAAACAGAGGAAATGAATCAAATTAAAGTTAATGCTGTAAAAAGAGTTAAAGAAAACTTTAACAATAAGGAAACAAGAAAAAAGTATTATAATCTCTTTAATAAAGCGATTAAATAA
- a CDS encoding glycosyltransferase family 4 protein — MPLLVNSKFLSQHPITGVTRYAIEIAEQLSSIDPQVNFIANNDIKHHETAQLLNPNQVGRSEGITWEQVELPYFIRKKFKNDHLLLNLENLAPLLTRNIVVIHDIIWKTHNFHTKKNLAYYRSIMPLIIKRAQHIITVSEYSKNQILQHFKINDKKISVAGCAVPSILQKINLDAIHEDNSKKRPYILGPLNKNPLVLIKAFEKIKCSDEYDLILIGAKRIDINSELNQYLQKNKRIKLTGHITDKELAKLYSQATVFVYPSVIDGFGIPPIEAMHFGCPVICSNSASLPEVVGNAAFSFDPSNEMELTNYLNKVLDSEDLRNKLIQKGNYQKDQFSWEKSAKTIYNVMQSFQ; from the coding sequence GTGCCATTACTAGTAAATTCTAAGTTCCTTTCTCAGCATCCTATTACGGGTGTGACAAGATATGCAATTGAAATTGCAGAACAGCTTTCCTCTATTGATCCTCAGGTTAATTTCATAGCTAATAATGATATAAAACATCATGAAACCGCTCAACTTTTAAACCCTAACCAAGTGGGAAGGTCTGAGGGAATAACTTGGGAGCAAGTAGAACTCCCCTATTTTATAAGAAAAAAATTCAAAAATGATCACCTTTTACTAAACCTCGAAAACCTCGCCCCTTTACTCACGAGAAACATTGTGGTAATTCATGATATAATTTGGAAAACACATAATTTCCATACCAAAAAAAACTTAGCTTATTACAGAAGTATAATGCCTCTCATAATTAAACGGGCTCAGCATATCATTACAGTAAGTGAATACTCTAAAAATCAAATTTTACAACACTTTAAAATAAATGATAAAAAAATTTCCGTTGCAGGCTGCGCCGTTCCTAGTATTCTACAAAAAATAAACCTAGATGCCATTCATGAAGATAATAGTAAAAAAAGACCCTACATTTTAGGTCCATTAAATAAGAATCCGCTCGTTCTCATTAAAGCATTTGAAAAAATAAAATGTTCAGATGAATATGACCTAATATTGATAGGTGCAAAACGAATAGATATCAACTCAGAATTGAACCAATACTTACAAAAAAACAAAAGGATTAAATTGACTGGGCATATTACAGATAAAGAACTAGCCAAACTATATAGCCAAGCTACCGTATTTGTTTACCCTTCGGTGATCGATGGATTTGGAATACCCCCTATTGAAGCTATGCATTTTGGATGTCCAGTGATTTGCTCTAACAGCGCAAGCCTACCTGAAGTAGTGGGTAATGCAGCATTTAGCTTTGACCCTTCTAACGAGATGGAACTAACTAACTATTTAAACAAAGTTTTGGACTCCGAAGATCTGAGAAACAAACTCATCCAAAAAGGGAATTATCAAAAAGACCAATTCTCTTGGGAGAAGTCAGCTAAAACCATTTATAACGTGATGCAATCATTCCAATGA
- a CDS encoding oligosaccharide flippase family protein has product MNKVAKGSLIFTISTVLSKGISFFLLPIYLAHLTLAQYGTVGYIQVIINLMFNVVILGFHGSQTRLIHDKNIDQGTLLFTLNIFLVLESLLCFAIFWIGGGLLFHDTLGIEPSFPPLLALGIVVLMIFNQMSITYFTAHKNFLKAAIIETSIFLTSAALIILLVVFQEKGINGYFIAIIIAQAISALIYGASYLKHFKPKFKFKYLKESLLLGVPTLFHLLGLYLNNSADRFVLAKYLSMEDLGIYNLGYTLASVMSYMIIAINKAWTPTYFSLMNETNGKVNTLINNYYDIWVLGLGFATLIGISIIPFVIEWFAPDIYTNSIGITIIILLAYYNYGIYTYFVNSIFFFKKNKFLPFLTLLSGLINVFLNIIYIPLFGIMAAAVSTLISFLVLMLCVIVFSRYFFKQAYSYNFIIYFYIVSLCSAFVHFGIEDNYRSLLMNSSLIIVSIGLVYYMRKKPLTKWLNDKFSIQ; this is encoded by the coding sequence ATGAATAAAGTAGCAAAGGGATCTCTCATATTTACGATCTCTACAGTCCTCTCAAAAGGAATTTCTTTTTTTTTATTGCCTATTTATTTAGCACATTTAACATTAGCTCAATATGGTACAGTAGGTTATATACAAGTCATCATTAACCTAATGTTCAATGTCGTAATTCTAGGCTTTCACGGAAGTCAAACCAGACTAATTCATGACAAAAACATCGATCAAGGAACTTTACTATTCACCCTCAATATTTTTTTAGTATTAGAGTCTTTACTCTGTTTTGCTATCTTCTGGATAGGAGGAGGGCTTTTATTCCATGATACACTAGGAATAGAACCTTCATTCCCTCCTCTTTTAGCCTTGGGAATAGTAGTGCTTATGATATTCAATCAAATGTCTATCACCTATTTTACAGCCCATAAAAATTTCCTGAAAGCAGCAATAATTGAAACTTCTATATTTTTAACTAGTGCCGCATTAATTATACTCCTCGTGGTATTTCAAGAAAAAGGAATTAATGGGTACTTTATTGCGATAATTATTGCTCAAGCAATTTCAGCTCTAATTTACGGAGCGAGCTACCTAAAGCACTTTAAACCAAAATTCAAATTCAAATATCTAAAAGAATCGTTGTTGTTAGGTGTTCCAACCCTCTTCCACCTACTTGGCTTGTATCTAAATAACTCTGCAGACAGGTTTGTTTTAGCTAAATATCTATCAATGGAAGATTTAGGAATTTATAACCTTGGCTATACATTAGCCTCTGTAATGAGTTATATGATTATTGCTATAAACAAGGCCTGGACCCCAACATACTTTTCACTAATGAATGAAACCAATGGAAAAGTCAACACTTTAATTAATAATTACTATGACATTTGGGTACTCGGCCTCGGATTTGCTACTTTAATAGGGATATCGATCATTCCATTTGTTATTGAGTGGTTTGCACCAGATATATATACAAACAGTATTGGAATTACCATTATTATACTTTTAGCATACTATAATTATGGCATATACACCTACTTTGTAAATAGTATTTTCTTTTTCAAAAAAAATAAATTTCTCCCTTTTTTGACCTTATTAAGTGGCTTAATAAATGTTTTTTTAAACATTATATACATCCCTCTCTTTGGTATAATGGCTGCAGCGGTCTCTACTCTAATTTCTTTCCTTGTGCTCATGTTGTGTGTAATTGTTTTTTCTAGATACTTCTTCAAACAAGCGTACAGCTATAATTTTATAATTTATTTTTACATTGTAAGTTTGTGTTCAGCTTTTGTACATTTTGGCATCGAAGATAATTATCGTTCATTATTAATGAACTCTTCGTTGATAATAGTTAGCATTGGTCTAGTCTACTATATGCGGAAAAAGCCTCTAACAAAGTGGTTAAATGATAAATTTTCTATACAATAA
- a CDS encoding sialidase family protein, with product MNQPRRYYLLLIFITYLSSCTNSINEDITPQNININGTVIIQADSTFYRNSEASLIKLMDSTFLLCYTAYENESDFSKATIRASYSHDNGITWSTPLNVLNDNYYRNLSPSLIRIDARNILMFFIRRISDDKTQICYIKSRDNGQNWSNNIRVISKEHLYHVVNNDRVIQLSNNDIIVPFAYTNSIENQYKNQSIKFYISSDLGETWALSENEISVSGPAMEPGIIEVNDGNLMAVIRTQLGTIYFAKSSNYGRRWEEAFDSGLYSPESPSSIYRIEETGQLILIWNNVKVNTASERILNVDARTPLSYSISEDNGESWSSPTHIENHAQSSFAYTSILEKDGELLLTYYYKSREATKFRSLVFNRLTISNL from the coding sequence TTGAATCAGCCAAGACGATATTATCTTCTTTTAATTTTTATCACTTATTTAAGCAGTTGTACTAATTCTATAAACGAAGATATAACACCTCAAAACATAAACATTAACGGTACAGTTATTATTCAAGCTGATAGTACATTTTATAGAAATAGCGAAGCTTCTTTAATCAAACTCATGGATAGTACTTTTCTCCTTTGCTATACAGCTTATGAAAATGAATCTGATTTTTCTAAGGCAACTATCAGAGCCTCTTATAGTCATGACAATGGTATCACTTGGTCAACGCCTTTAAATGTATTGAATGATAACTATTATAGAAATCTCTCTCCTTCACTTATAAGAATTGATGCAAGGAATATACTTATGTTTTTTATTCGACGGATAAGCGATGACAAGACACAAATTTGCTACATTAAATCCAGAGACAACGGGCAAAATTGGTCTAATAACATACGTGTAATTTCAAAAGAACATTTATATCATGTTGTTAATAACGATAGGGTAATTCAACTGTCAAATAATGACATTATAGTACCCTTTGCATACACTAATAGTATCGAAAACCAATACAAAAATCAGTCAATTAAATTTTATATAAGTTCCGACTTAGGCGAAACCTGGGCATTAAGTGAAAATGAAATAAGTGTATCTGGGCCAGCAATGGAACCTGGCATAATAGAGGTTAATGATGGTAATCTTATGGCTGTAATTCGCACACAACTTGGTACTATATATTTTGCAAAATCATCTAATTACGGCAGGCGTTGGGAAGAAGCTTTTGACTCTGGTTTATACAGCCCAGAATCCCCATCTTCTATATATAGAATTGAAGAAACTGGTCAACTCATCTTAATTTGGAATAATGTAAAAGTAAATACAGCATCCGAAAGAATTCTCAATGTTGATGCAAGAACACCTCTTAGTTACTCTATTAGCGAAGATAATGGTGAATCATGGAGCTCTCCTACCCATATAGAAAATCACGCACAATCAAGTTTTGCGTATACAAGCATTCTAGAAAAAGACGGCGAACTTCTACTAACCTATTACTACAAATCAAGAGAAGCAACTAAATTTAGAAGCCTGGTATTTAATAGGCTTACTATCTCAAACCTTTAA
- a CDS encoding acylneuraminate cytidylyltransferase family protein — MNRLVIIPARSGSRGIPGKNIKLLKGKPLIQYTIEAARAVFNDDEIIVSTDSEEIKKVVETIGLKVPFLRPQKFSTDTSSSKEVIDHALSFYEKHNAISIEQIILLQPTSPFRNANHIKEALAIYSRDLDMVVSVKETDSNPYYVLFEEDENNMLIKSKEGNFIRRQDCPKVWEYNGAIYIINATTFKKDGFNLQKKKKYIMSELDSVDIDTYLDWKIAECLIVSSSSLY, encoded by the coding sequence ATGAATAGACTCGTGATCATACCAGCTCGAAGTGGTTCAAGAGGAATCCCTGGAAAAAACATTAAATTACTCAAGGGAAAACCATTAATTCAGTATACCATTGAAGCAGCAAGAGCCGTCTTTAATGATGATGAAATTATAGTATCCACTGATTCTGAAGAGATTAAGAAAGTTGTTGAAACTATTGGCTTGAAAGTACCTTTTCTTAGACCTCAAAAGTTCTCAACCGACACTTCTAGTTCTAAAGAGGTTATAGACCATGCATTATCCTTTTATGAAAAACATAATGCCATTTCAATTGAGCAAATTATTTTATTGCAACCAACATCACCGTTCCGCAATGCCAACCATATAAAAGAAGCATTGGCCATATATTCTCGTGATTTGGATATGGTAGTTTCTGTAAAAGAAACAGATTCAAACCCATATTATGTTCTATTTGAAGAGGATGAAAATAATATGTTAATTAAATCTAAAGAAGGTAATTTCATTAGAAGGCAGGATTGCCCTAAAGTATGGGAATATAACGGTGCAATTTATATAATCAATGCTACTACTTTCAAAAAAGACGGTTTTAACCTCCAAAAGAAAAAGAAATATATAATGTCAGAATTAGATTCCGTAGATATTGACACATATTTGGACTGGAAAATAGCAGAATGTCTAATTGTATCAAGTTCTTCCTTATATTGA
- a CDS encoding nucleotidyltransferase family protein produces the protein MDNYLIPNTSSVREALQRLNMSDSQTIFVIRQDQQLLGSITDGDIRRGLLGGIELSESVEKIMNMDFSKIVKNDYSIEQIKSYKKKALSLIPLVDKTDKLLSFINLKGKKSFLPIDALIMAGGKGTRLRPLTDNIPKPLLMVNNKPIIEYNIDRLNLFGIKNLNISIKYLGQQLIDYFGSGDKHGVNISYIEEDQALGTIGALALVENLENDTVLIMNSDLLTNIDFEDFYKDFVDQVADMSIASIPYKVEIPYAILKTEGTEVKSFAEKPTITYYSNGGIYLLKKEHISKIPKGAFFNATDLMDELIHQGNKVISYPLRGYWLDIGKHDDFAKAQEDVKHIQF, from the coding sequence ATGGATAATTATTTAATTCCAAATACGTCCTCTGTCAGAGAAGCTCTTCAAAGGTTAAATATGTCAGATTCTCAAACCATATTTGTAATAAGACAAGATCAACAATTATTGGGATCAATCACTGATGGTGATATAAGACGAGGGCTTTTAGGGGGAATAGAACTTTCCGAATCTGTTGAAAAGATCATGAACATGGACTTTTCAAAAATAGTGAAAAATGACTACTCCATTGAACAAATAAAATCATATAAAAAAAAGGCTTTAAGTCTCATCCCACTTGTCGATAAAACAGATAAGCTGTTGAGTTTTATTAATTTAAAAGGGAAAAAATCATTCCTGCCCATAGATGCACTTATCATGGCTGGAGGAAAAGGGACTCGACTAAGACCACTTACAGACAATATTCCTAAACCACTTTTAATGGTCAATAATAAACCCATCATCGAATACAATATTGATCGATTAAATCTTTTTGGAATAAAAAACTTAAACATCTCCATAAAGTATCTTGGCCAACAATTGATAGACTACTTTGGTAGTGGTGACAAACATGGGGTAAACATTTCTTATATAGAAGAAGATCAAGCCCTTGGTACTATCGGTGCTTTAGCTCTAGTGGAAAATTTAGAAAATGACACAGTCTTAATAATGAACTCAGATTTATTAACCAATATAGATTTTGAGGATTTTTATAAAGATTTTGTCGACCAAGTTGCAGATATGTCCATCGCTTCAATTCCCTATAAGGTGGAAATCCCTTATGCCATATTAAAAACAGAAGGCACAGAGGTCAAGTCATTTGCAGAAAAGCCAACTATAACTTATTACTCAAATGGAGGAATTTATTTGCTAAAGAAAGAACATATCAGTAAAATACCGAAAGGGGCTTTTTTTAATGCCACCGACCTGATGGATGAACTCATCCATCAGGGAAACAAAGTTATCAGCTACCCACTAAGGGGTTATTGGTTAGATATTGGCAAACACGACGATTTTGCAAAAGCTCAAGAAGATGTAAAACACATACAATTTTGA